The following proteins come from a genomic window of Fusibacter sp. A1:
- a CDS encoding NUDIX hydrolase N-terminal domain-containing protein, with product MKDWFSYITELQEIAQIGLTYSKDPFELERFERLRSIAVEMMAKLTEEDVSFIKGVFANDSGYQTPKVDIRGILVKEGKLLLVKENNGLWSLPGGWADIGRTLFENVEKEFMEEAFMNVRAVRILAIQNKIPDPKKYPHTIYSHYVACELLDVVDFKENNETTERAYFALDKLPPMDEKKTSVDTIKRILNRKKDEVLIL from the coding sequence ATGAAAGATTGGTTTAGTTACATCACCGAATTGCAAGAAATAGCTCAAATCGGGCTTACCTATAGTAAGGATCCTTTCGAACTGGAGCGTTTTGAGCGCTTGAGAAGCATCGCCGTCGAAATGATGGCAAAACTGACTGAGGAGGATGTGTCCTTCATCAAGGGGGTCTTCGCAAACGACAGCGGTTACCAGACACCGAAGGTCGATATCAGAGGAATCCTTGTTAAAGAAGGTAAGCTTCTACTGGTGAAAGAGAACAATGGATTATGGTCCTTGCCTGGCGGTTGGGCGGATATTGGAAGAACACTTTTTGAGAATGTGGAAAAGGAATTTATGGAAGAGGCATTCATGAATGTCCGTGCTGTGAGGATTTTAGCGATTCAGAACAAAATTCCAGATCCCAAGAAGTATCCGCATACCATCTACAGCCATTACGTGGCATGTGAACTCCTGGATGTAGTCGATTTTAAAGAAAACAATGAAACGACTGAGCGCGCATATTTTGCTTTGGATAAGCTTCCGCCGATGGATGAAAAAAAGACATCGGTCGATACGATTAAAAGAATATTGAATCGAAAGAAGGATGAAGTGCTTATTTTATAA
- a CDS encoding glycerate kinase — MRVLIAPDSFKGSLSSHQVGELIRDVWISHFKGDDVMTVSVADGGEGTVEALEQSMGGRRVTCTVNDPLGRKIEADYVIIEDTATMEMASASGLSHLNRNEMDPLKTTTKGTGELILNALDKGIRKIAIGIGGSATNDCGLGMLEVLGAKFYQGDRLMRFKGAKNLSQITKIDFTGMDTRIGETEFVVMCDVANPLTGVSGATYVYGPQKGLDTGKLHEIDAAMTAVGRLLNAYAGFDACSREGSGAAGGLGAAFLAVLGAELKSGIDVVLDRMHFDDLLSDVDLVITGEGRIDDQTKHGKVAIGVSRRAKKLNIPVIAIGGSVTKEADELYEYGFSAIVSTVTEPTTLEDLIRDSKVNLISSVDRTCRLIEIGRHLKFERGCLR; from the coding sequence ATGAGGGTTTTGATTGCTCCGGATTCTTTTAAAGGGAGCTTGAGCTCCCATCAAGTGGGAGAACTGATCAGGGATGTTTGGATCAGTCATTTCAAAGGTGATGATGTCATGACGGTTTCTGTGGCTGACGGCGGTGAAGGGACTGTAGAAGCGCTTGAGCAGTCGATGGGCGGCAGGCGTGTGACTTGCACGGTGAATGATCCACTAGGAAGAAAAATTGAAGCCGACTATGTGATCATAGAGGATACAGCGACGATGGAGATGGCGTCGGCATCGGGACTCAGTCATCTAAATCGTAATGAAATGGACCCCTTAAAGACAACTACTAAGGGAACGGGCGAACTGATTCTAAATGCGCTTGACAAGGGTATTAGAAAAATCGCAATTGGAATCGGGGGTTCGGCCACCAATGACTGCGGTCTTGGCATGCTTGAGGTACTTGGAGCCAAGTTCTATCAAGGGGATAGGCTGATGCGATTTAAAGGTGCCAAAAATCTAAGTCAGATCACGAAAATAGATTTTACGGGGATGGACACCCGGATTGGTGAAACGGAGTTTGTAGTGATGTGCGATGTCGCAAATCCTTTGACAGGTGTCAGCGGAGCGACCTATGTGTACGGTCCGCAAAAAGGTCTTGATACCGGCAAGCTGCATGAAATAGATGCTGCGATGACAGCAGTAGGTCGACTGCTGAATGCCTATGCGGGATTTGATGCCTGCAGTAGGGAAGGTAGCGGAGCTGCCGGTGGACTAGGGGCGGCCTTTCTTGCGGTACTCGGCGCAGAGTTAAAGTCTGGCATCGATGTGGTCCTTGATAGGATGCATTTTGACGATCTGCTCAGCGATGTGGATTTGGTGATCACCGGTGAAGGTAGAATTGACGATCAGACCAAACATGGGAAAGTGGCCATAGGGGTATCAAGGCGGGCGAAAAAGTTGAATATTCCTGTAATAGCAATCGGTGGTAGTGTGACAAAAGAGGCTGACGAGCTTTATGAGTATGGATTTAGCGCGATTGTATCGACTGTAACTGAACCGACTACGCTTGAGGACCTGATTAGGGATTCCAAAGTGAATCTGATCAGCAGTGTGGATCGGACATGCAGGTTGATTGAAATAGGTAGACACTTAAAATTTGAGAGAGGATGTTTAAGATGA
- a CDS encoding tryptophan-rich sensory protein, with protein MNRTTKLITGITFLMMVAANALANILPINQMTTGAISDAYPNLFAPAGYTFLIWGVIYLLLGLFVVKALTYPKAYNDTRHGIELNKICLLLSFSNVANTFWILSWHYLKIGLSLALMFTILALLIMIALKIKHNEFSKSENWWINIPMSVYYGWITIAAIANVVTYLVSVGWNGFGLSDEIWMVAILLVGVIICSVTMIRIRSIEYGLVAIWAYAGILVKHLSATGYAGTYVFTIAVLYTCVVLLALATLYTISQLFKT; from the coding sequence ATGAACAGAACAACAAAATTGATTACCGGCATCACATTTTTAATGATGGTTGCTGCAAACGCACTTGCCAATATCCTACCTATCAATCAGATGACTACAGGAGCGATTTCGGATGCTTATCCCAACTTGTTCGCACCGGCAGGGTACACATTTTTGATATGGGGTGTCATCTATTTGCTACTGGGACTCTTTGTTGTAAAAGCCTTGACCTACCCGAAAGCTTACAATGATACGAGACATGGTATTGAACTGAATAAGATCTGTCTGTTACTGAGCTTTTCGAATGTGGCAAATACCTTTTGGATCTTATCTTGGCACTATTTGAAAATTGGACTTTCGCTTGCACTTATGTTTACAATCCTAGCCCTACTGATCATGATCGCTCTTAAGATTAAGCATAATGAGTTTTCAAAATCTGAAAACTGGTGGATTAATATACCCATGTCCGTTTATTACGGGTGGATAACAATTGCTGCAATCGCGAATGTCGTCACTTATCTTGTAAGTGTGGGATGGAACGGTTTTGGACTATCGGATGAAATCTGGATGGTTGCGATCTTACTGGTAGGGGTGATCATCTGTTCTGTGACGATGATACGGATTAGGAGTATTGAATACGGACTTGTTGCAATTTGGGCTTATGCGGGTATCTTGGTAAAGCATTTGAGCGCAACAGGCTATGCGGGGACGTATGTGTTTACTATAGCGGTACTTTACACTTGTGTGGTCTTACTCGCACTTGCCACATTGTATACGATCAGTCAACTATTTAAAACATAA
- a CDS encoding 50S ribosomal protein L25 has protein sequence MKTHILKASERTGSGKSDTKRLRREGFIPATIYSRERASQNIQIPKLAFDKEFPNRPLGASLELDFGTEKKLAIVKHIEVSPVKNETLHVEFQQLTAGEAITVEIPLILVHREKVETTSTVVQQLASTIHIEAMPKDLIDNVTIDLSELTLDAPIHVSDLPIASDKKFKIHTPQNTVIVQLNHTSKIVETDEEAEEAEMAVEQVNE, from the coding sequence ATGAAAACACATATCCTTAAAGCTTCAGAAAGAACTGGTTCTGGCAAAAGCGACACTAAGAGACTAAGACGTGAAGGTTTTATCCCTGCAACTATCTATTCAAGAGAAAGAGCATCACAAAACATTCAAATTCCGAAACTAGCTTTCGATAAAGAATTTCCAAATAGGCCGCTTGGCGCTTCTCTTGAACTTGACTTCGGCACAGAGAAAAAGCTGGCCATTGTCAAACATATCGAAGTAAGCCCTGTAAAAAACGAGACGTTACACGTCGAATTTCAACAGCTGACCGCTGGCGAGGCCATTACGGTTGAAATACCGCTGATACTAGTACATAGGGAAAAAGTAGAGACCACCAGTACTGTGGTTCAGCAATTGGCCAGCACGATTCATATCGAAGCAATGCCAAAGGATCTGATTGACAATGTCACGATCGACTTATCGGAGTTAACACTTGATGCGCCGATTCACGTTTCTGACCTACCAATTGCGAGTGACAAAAAATTCAAGATACACACACCTCAAAATACCGTAATCGTTCAGTTGAACCACACCAGCAAGATTGTTGAGACTGACGAGGAAGCTGAGGAAGCTGAGATGGCTGTCGAACAGGTCAATGAGTAA